GAACCGCGGGGTGGATCTCGCCCACGACGCCCACGTCGTCGCCGTCGATCACGACCGACGCCGCGCGGCCGTCGATGAACGAGGGGTGGGCGGTCGGCGGCGTCTCCAGCTCGACGCCGAAGCTCCGGCAGACCGCCTGGAGCCGCGCTTTGGCGTCCTCGTAGGTCGCGTCGGTGCGGGCGAGGACGGCCGCGACGTGTCTGGACTCCGCCACGCGGGTGTTGACGTCGTCGTCGCGCTCGGCCACGAGTCCGACCTCCGCGAGGTCCTGCGGGTACGCGCGGTGGGTGTTGTTCTCCAACACCATCACGAGCGAGGGCAGCGCCCACGGCCGGAGGATGGTGTAATCCTCGCTGTAGGGTTCGGTGATCCCGACGGGGTCGCCGCCGCCGAGGACGTCAGTCCCGGACTCGACGCCCATCCGGTCGTAGACCTCCGGCTCGGAGATCATATGGAAGTTCAGCAGATCCTCGAACCCGAGCCCGGTCAGGACATCTCGTGTGGCGGCCTCCAGCCGCGAGCGCTCGTGGCGGCCGCCGACGGTGCCGACGTCGGGATATCGGGGGTCGAGTTCGTCGAAGCCGTACGCCCGACCGACGTCGTCGACGAGGTCGAGTGGGTGGAGCACGTCGACGCGGTACGGCGGAATCGACACCTCGTAGGTGGTGGCGTCCGCGGGACCGTCGGCGTCGTCGCTCTCGGCATCGTCCGCGACGGCGGCGTCCAGCCCCGACCGCTCGAAGAGGTCGACGACCTCCCGCTCCGTGAGGTCGACCCCGAGCATCGTCTCGATCCGGTCGTGGGTGACGGACTTGCTCCGAACCTCGAAGTCCGGCCGCCGGAGCGTTCGGCCGCCGGCGTCGGAGCCGCCCTCGTATTCGACTTCGACGTCCTCGATCGTGGCACCGCGGGCCGACAGCGCATAGCAGATGATGGCGCACATCCGGTCGATGGTCCACTGGTCGGTCCCGGTGAGTTCGATCAGGAGTTCCCGCGAGTCGGTCGAGACCTCGGTTCGGCGGCCGTTGATGACCGGCGGGAACGAGAACAGCCCGAGTTCGTCGTAGATCGCGGGGTAGCGGTCGTAGTCGGCGACGAGGTCGGCGTACGTGCGACCCGTGGAGTGCTCCTCAAGGACCTCGGCGGGTGTCAGTTCGCGGTCGCTGTCGAGCGGGACGAACGTGTCGCCGCCGGGCGCGATCCCGGTGTAGGTGATGGAGTTGCCGCCGCTGTCCTCCGAGGCGTTGGGCGCCTCGCCGAGCGTGTCGCCTTTGATCGCCACGAGGTCGTGGATCCCGATGGCGCCCTTCGCGCGCTTCCGCCCCATCGTGGCGTGGAGCTTCTCCTGCAGTTGGATCACGGATTCCAAGGCCGCCTCGTCGAGGTCGAGGCCGCGGACGACCGCGCCGGTGACGTACGGCCGCGCGTCGGGCACGTCGCCGTCGACGACGAACGTGAAGTCGGGGTCGTTCGTGTCGGGGACGTCGACCCCGCGGTCGTCACCGTACTGGTACCGCAGCGAGCGCGCGACGCCCTCCACCGACAGGCGGTCCAGGCGGTCGGGGCCGAACTCGAACTGCAACAACCCCTCGTCGGTCTCGCCCTCGAACTCGAGGCCGAGCCCGAACAGGTCGTCCTTCAGATCTTCGTCGCTCTTCTCGTCGTGGCCGGTCAACTCCCGGAGCTCGTCGGGGTCGATGTCGACGACGGGCATCAGTAGGTCACCTCCGCACCGCGGAGGAAGTCGAGATCGGCCAACGTCCCGTGGAGGTCGCGGATGTCCTCCGCGCCCGTGGTCAGCATCGCGAGCCGTTCCAGCGCCAGCCCCCACGCCATCACGTCGCAGTCGACGCCGAGCGGTTCGAGCACCTCGTCGCGGAACATCCCGGAGTTGCCGATCTCGATGAGTTCGCCCGTCGTGGGGTGGCGGCCGAACAGCTCGAAGGACGGCTCGGTGTAGGGGTTGTAATGGGGTTTGAACTGGATGTCGGTGATCCCGAACTGCTCGTAGAACTCCACGAACGTGCCCATCAGATCGCGCACCGAGAGGTCCTCGGCCATCACCCACCCCTCGATCTGGAAGAACTCGAGTAGATGGGTCGCGTCCAGCGTGTCGTTACGGTAGACCTTCTCGACGGAGAAGAACCGCTGCGGCGGGTCGAGGTCGCCGACCTGCTCGCCGGAGAGATACCGCATCGACAGGGAGGTGGTGTGTCCCCGGAGCGCGATCGCCCGCGCGAACTCCTCCGACCACGGCGAGTGGTAGCCGTCGCCGTCCTCACCGACCCCCTCGCGGTGGGCGGCCTCGACGCGGTCGACCAGGTCCTCGGGGAGGTCGTCGATCGGCGGGGTATCGAGGGCGAAGCGGTCCCAGTGGGTCCGCGCGGGGTGGTCCTGGGGCATGAACAGGCAGTCGTTGATCCAGAAGTCCGCGTCGGCGTGGGGGCCGTCCATCTCCCGGAAGCCCATTCCCACGAGCACGTCCTTCACGCGCTCTGCGGTCTGTCGGAGGACGTGCGTGGAACCGCCCTGGACCGCGGGCGCGTCGGCCTCGACGTTGTAGTCGGCGAACTCGACGTCTTCCCACTCCCCGGAGGTCAGCAGTTCCGGAGTCAGCCGGTCGACCGTCTCTGCGGCCTCGACGCCCTCCATCAGCGCGGTCACGCCCGCATCGGTGAGCGTGACCGTCCGGTCGGTCCGGTCGCGGCGGACCGCGAGGTTCCGCGAGACCAGCCGGTCGAGCACGTCGTCGTCGGCGTCGTCGACGCCGTCGCCCGCAACGAGCGCAGCGAGCGCCTCCGCCTCGGGGTCGGCGTCGGGGTCGGCGTCGGGATCCGCCGAGAGGTCGCCGCCCTCGATGGTTCCGTACCCCTTCCGGCCGAAGTTCGCCAGCGCGATGTCGACCGCGTCGCCAGCGAGGTCGGCCGCGCCGATGACCTGCCCCATCGAGACCGACCCCTCGTCGGCGCCGGCGTCGACCGCCGCGCGGTAGAGCCGGGTCTCGGGGAGGTGCTTCTCGACGTACGTGCGGCCCTCGTCGGTGGGTTCGTACTCGACCGTCTCGCGCTCGGCCACGTCGAGGAGGCCCTCGTCCCGCAGCTCGAAGACGGCCCGCGTGGCGGTTTCGGGTTCGAGTCCGGCCGCCTCGGCGAGTCGGTCGATCGGCGTTTCCTCGGTCGCGCTCGCGGCGTTCAACACCGCGACCTGTGGTTCGGGGAGTTGCATCTGTGTGTGTTCGTGTCGGTCGTTGTGAGAGCTACCGACCGGCCGGAAGTTAGGGGTTCCGAAGACTCCGCGGGCGATCGAGGCCCTTTCGGGCGTGATGTTTTATGCTCGGCCGCGTCGTCGTAGGTGTATGCCCGAAGAAGTGCTCTTCGAGACCGAGGACCGCCGGAGCCGGGCCGAGATCGCGTCGTACCTCCGGACGCTGGCGGACAAACTCGACGCCGACGGCCCGATCACGCTGACCGCCGGCGACCAGTCGGTGACCGTCGACCCCCCGGAACGGCCCACCTTCGAGGTGAAGGCCGAGCGCGAGGGACCGGGCGATGGACCGGGCGAACTGAGCGTCGAATTCGAGATCGAGTGGGATGAAGGGGAAGGCGGCGACAGTGGTGACGGCGAACTCTCGATCGAGTAATCCCACCTCGTTACTGCGTCGGGTGCGCCTGCGGCGCACCACTCTTCAGGGGCGACTCGAGAGTCGTCCGCGAAGAAGCCGGACGGCTCTGCCGTCTCGCCCGACTCGCGGATACGCAGTTCGGACGAACGCCGTATCGGATCGGACGTCCACCTGCTGGGGATCCGCTCGGACCGGGCTACTGAGCGTAGACGGTGTCCCGGTCGAAGCGTAGCGGTTATCTGCACCGGGGAGCCGGAGGTTCCGAACCCTGAATCGGCCGATCACGCGTCGATCGCGGTCGGCGAAGGCCCGATCGTCCCGCTTCACGTCCGGGAGAGAGCGGTGTAGACGAGCTGACCGCACCACCGTCTATCGCTGTATGATGATCGGCGCCGGGAGCCACCTTCGACACGCGTTTGGGGCTACTGCGTTCGTTATTCCGTTGCAGCGTCCGGCGCTCGTTGGAGCCGCCCCATCACCTCGGGGACGAACTCGGCAAAGGGGGCGAACGCGGGCGTGTACAGCGGGACGCCGCCGGGTGCCGCGGCCTCGGAGATCAGGTAGCCCGAGTTGCCGACGACCTCCATCACCCGGTCCGGCGTCGAGACCGGCCGGGTGGTCCCCCCGACCGCGATCACGTGGTCGTCGTCGGTGATCCGCGCCACCGACAGCACCACCGCCCACGGACCGTCCTCGCCGCTGACGACGCCGGCGAAAGAGGCGAGGTCGGTCCCGGTGCCAAGCAGCGTCGCCTCCGACGGCGCGTCCTCCGTGAGGACGACCTCCCGGGGGCCGCCGAGCCACTCCACCGTGTCCCCGTCGGTGAGGCCGGTCGCGGCCAGCACCCGCTTTGTGGCGTCCCGCTGGAGCAGGTCCGTCGTCGCCATCCCCACCAGCGGGTTCGCCGACTGGCCGGCCACCGACGCGTTCGGCGTCGCCAGCACACCCACCCCGAACGGCTGGCCACCTAGCGGGGCCGGGACGCCCCTGTCGAACGCTCGGTCGGCGGGGACGTCAATTACGTCCCCCGCGGTGACGATGACGTCCCCCTGGGTGACGAACACCGTGCCGGCCGTATCGATGGTGGCGCCCGGGTCGACCCGCTCGGCACCCTCGGGCAGCCCGTCCATCCCGACGCTGCTCATCACCGTCTCCACGTTCGGCACGAACACCCGCACGTCGTCGGGCGAGTCGGGGGAGAGGGTCTCACTCGGGAAGTACGTCTCACCTGGGAAGTACGTCTCACCCGGGAAGTACGTCTCACCTGGGAAGTACGTCTCACCCGGGAAGAACGCACCCGGCTCGTCGCCGTCGTACGTCACCGTGTCGCTCCCGACGGCCGCGCCGGGCACGAGCGCCATCACTTGCTCGGGGGCAATCCCGTCCCCGCCGCGCGCGCCCTCCGGGATGACCAGGCTGAACTGGTCGCCGGAGACCTGCACCCCGCCTTTGATGAACGACAGCTCCGCCCCGTCGACGCCGATGTCGCTCGCGACGGCGTTGATCGCCGACCCCGACCCGGGGGTCTGGTTGACGCTGCTGACGAACTTCTCCAGTACGGTGGGCGCGCCGCGGGCAGGCCCGCGCTGGTAGACCGCGCTGTGGCTGGTGATCGACACCTCCACGTTGCCGGAGGGGCCCTCCCGTTCGATGGTTTCGGACTCGTTTGCGGTCTCGGCTAGCAGTACCTCCTCGCGGGCGCTCTCGGGCAAGACAACCGACGTAGCCTCGAAGGACTGGTCGGTCACGTCCGAACAGCCGGCCAACCCGGCCAGCACCGCGCCGCCCACCGCCGCCAGCGTCCGTCGCCGCGACACCCGCCGGCTTCTATCGGTCGGGAATGTCATACGATATATATTGTCAACTGTCGTGATAAAAGATGTGGCGTGACACGGTTACTCCACCCGTGTACTGCGTCGGGTCGCGCTCCGCCGTCTCGCGCTGCTTGTACGGATCCGTCTCGCCCGGCTCGCGGATGCGCAGTTCGGGCGACCCATACATCGTTCATACTGTTGGCTATAACTACGTGAAGATGTTCGACACCCCGGGGTGTCGAAATCCGTCACGGGACGATAGCCGACAGTATCAGAACGGACGAACGCTGTACCGTACCCGCTCCGCAGCCGTTCGTGTTCCGCCAGGAGCCGGGTGCCGACTATAGTAGCGTTTGCAACTGGTTTCATATCCGATCGCACGCCGTCGTGCGATCGAGTGAGCGAAGACTTGCAAACGCTACTATAGGGAGCCTGCATCTTGCACTCCGATATCAGTCCTCTGTTGGCGTGCTCGGGTTGTTAGGTGACAGATTACACCGATTTCCGGGTAGACGGCTTCACGCACTAAAGGAGTCGACCCGATCAACGAAGTTTGCAAGGGCAACTCGGAGATGCGGTAGTCGCGCCCGTTCGGGGACGAACGAGATAGTGACGTCCTCCTCGATCAGACCCGAATACTGTTCGTGGCTGTCACTTCTCCAACGGACCGCGGTTTCATTGGTGACATCACCGGGGGAGCCGTGGACGTGGTACCCGGGAGGTCCGTACAGAAGCAACCGATCCGCTCCCGGATACGGAGTGCCTTCTCCACCACTGGCGAACGGTGGTGCACCACGCGTGTGGAACGCGTCGAACTGCACGATGCCAAGGGTTTTGTGTGCTACTTCGTCGGAGGAATAGCGGACACGTAACGTATCTCCAACTACGGACGTTCGGAGGTTTCGCCGGTCGTCGACTACAGTATAGGATACCTCTTTGACGATCGCATGTCGAAGCGAGTCGTTGTTGAGCTGTTCGGCGCCCTTCAGTAGTTCGACACCGGCGACGAACTCCGCACGTCCGGTTTCCGACACTCGGATAGTCATTGTACTCTGGCCGCGCTCGACCGTCACTCCGCGCTCGCGTGCGGCCTCATCGAGAGCGCCCGTACACACGCCACAGACTGGCTCAGGC
This genomic stretch from Halobellus ruber harbors:
- a CDS encoding amphi-Trp domain-containing protein, with the protein product MPEEVLFETEDRRSRAEIASYLRTLADKLDADGPITLTAGDQSVTVDPPERPTFEVKAEREGPGDGPGELSVEFEIEWDEGEGGDSGDGELSIE
- the pheS gene encoding phenylalanine--tRNA ligase subunit alpha, whose translation is MQLPEPQVAVLNAASATEETPIDRLAEAAGLEPETATRAVFELRDEGLLDVAERETVEYEPTDEGRTYVEKHLPETRLYRAAVDAGADEGSVSMGQVIGAADLAGDAVDIALANFGRKGYGTIEGGDLSADPDADPDADPEAEALAALVAGDGVDDADDDVLDRLVSRNLAVRRDRTDRTVTLTDAGVTALMEGVEAAETVDRLTPELLTSGEWEDVEFADYNVEADAPAVQGGSTHVLRQTAERVKDVLVGMGFREMDGPHADADFWINDCLFMPQDHPARTHWDRFALDTPPIDDLPEDLVDRVEAAHREGVGEDGDGYHSPWSEEFARAIALRGHTTSLSMRYLSGEQVGDLDPPQRFFSVEKVYRNDTLDATHLLEFFQIEGWVMAEDLSVRDLMGTFVEFYEQFGITDIQFKPHYNPYTEPSFELFGRHPTTGELIEIGNSGMFRDEVLEPLGVDCDVMAWGLALERLAMLTTGAEDIRDLHGTLADLDFLRGAEVTY
- the pheT gene encoding phenylalanine--tRNA ligase subunit beta, translated to MPVVDIDPDELRELTGHDEKSDEDLKDDLFGLGLEFEGETDEGLLQFEFGPDRLDRLSVEGVARSLRYQYGDDRGVDVPDTNDPDFTFVVDGDVPDARPYVTGAVVRGLDLDEAALESVIQLQEKLHATMGRKRAKGAIGIHDLVAIKGDTLGEAPNASEDSGGNSITYTGIAPGGDTFVPLDSDRELTPAEVLEEHSTGRTYADLVADYDRYPAIYDELGLFSFPPVINGRRTEVSTDSRELLIELTGTDQWTIDRMCAIICYALSARGATIEDVEVEYEGGSDAGGRTLRRPDFEVRSKSVTHDRIETMLGVDLTEREVVDLFERSGLDAAVADDAESDDADGPADATTYEVSIPPYRVDVLHPLDLVDDVGRAYGFDELDPRYPDVGTVGGRHERSRLEAATRDVLTGLGFEDLLNFHMISEPEVYDRMGVESGTDVLGGGDPVGITEPYSEDYTILRPWALPSLVMVLENNTHRAYPQDLAEVGLVAERDDDVNTRVAESRHVAAVLARTDATYEDAKARLQAVCRSFGVELETPPTAHPSFIDGRAASVVIDGDDVGVVGEIHPAVLVEHDLELPVAGFEFALEALGGE
- a CDS encoding DUF6517 family protein; translated protein: MTFPTDRSRRVSRRRTLAAVGGAVLAGLAGCSDVTDQSFEATSVVLPESAREEVLLAETANESETIEREGPSGNVEVSITSHSAVYQRGPARGAPTVLEKFVSSVNQTPGSGSAINAVASDIGVDGAELSFIKGGVQVSGDQFSLVIPEGARGGDGIAPEQVMALVPGAAVGSDTVTYDGDEPGAFFPGETYFPGETYFPGETYFPGETYFPSETLSPDSPDDVRVFVPNVETVMSSVGMDGLPEGAERVDPGATIDTAGTVFVTQGDVIVTAGDVIDVPADRAFDRGVPAPLGGQPFGVGVLATPNASVAGQSANPLVGMATTDLLQRDATKRVLAATGLTDGDTVEWLGGPREVVLTEDAPSEATLLGTGTDLASFAGVVSGEDGPWAVVLSVARITDDDHVIAVGGTTRPVSTPDRVMEVVGNSGYLISEAAAPGGVPLYTPAFAPFAEFVPEVMGRLQRAPDAATE